One part of the Amyelois transitella isolate CPQ chromosome 10, ilAmyTran1.1, whole genome shotgun sequence genome encodes these proteins:
- the LOC106137600 gene encoding peroxidase-like, whose product MSYPTNFDVDIHSLPIKGNCQCTIEIKPCGPQEDRRMDGTCNNYGVPAGGASGGPYKRMALPENKKADLPSARNARTTLLSIGRDDDQPGGFLTSASSAFINFITSDISAIDTSISVNKSDDRCCGIKDKQGPRCFPIFISKNGSTSEKECLEFYRAVTFKELGCSYDYQINFQTPAIDLSQIYGVDESSHKTVRKGENGLLSEFENNTNNTRNIGSNAKKFESKVCVPSGNTTTCYYIFGPPNAYNYDIRSTILSTWFIREHNRLATALHELNPCWKDDRLFKVARSINIATVANIFLYELLPLIMGYRNMVNSGLLSQQIEYVTLYEDAVPLVYTEYVSAMNYFLTLRNGRIKKFDDNNRYIGDLHLNETLFNQELIGSGKNYDEISRGMILQKAGKVDSELDPEIGEVIYNGNEKSPDLFTAGIQRSRDMGVASYNRYREMCGMTAAKKFHDFLDSMSLEKMEALKDLYNTVDDVELIPGLMSEIPVQNGLIGPTLYCIITKQLQLFRYSDRFWFERGDQFHSFLFPQLQEIRKSNMARVVCDNSQAIEFIQPHAFQATGPGNMPLPCSFIPGPDLTAWSDSSCGKGNTPNQFPSRIPIDGPYSYMEILTFFDDMLRNKTMSHV is encoded by the exons ATGAGTTACCCAACTAATTTCGACGTGGACATTCATTCTTTACCAATCAAAGGAAACTG ccaGTGCACAATCGAAATTAAACCATGTGGTCCCCAGGAGGACAGACGCATGGATGGGACATGCAACAACtacggagttcccgcgggaggAGCCAGCGGAGGACCTTACAAGAGAATGGCTCTACCAGAGaacaaaa AAGCTGATCTGCCATCAGCACGAAACGCCAGAACCACTCTTTTGTCAATAGGCCGAGATGATGATCAACCAGGAGGGTTCCTCACTTCGGCGTCATCGGCCTTTATCAATTTCATTACAAGTGATATCAGTGCTATTGATACTTcaa ttTCAGTCAACAAGTCTGACGACCGCTGCTGTGGTATAAAAGACAAACAAGGTCCAAGATGTTTTCCAATTTTCATATCTAAAAATGGTTCAACATCTGAAAAAGAATGCTTGGAGTTTTATCGTGCTGTAACTTTTAAAGAATTGGGTTGTTCCTATGACTACCAG ATAAATTTCCAAACACCAGCCATTGATCTTTCCCAAATATACGGAGTTGATGAATCCTCCCATAAAACAGTTAGGAAAGGAGAAAATGGTTTGCTAAGTGAATTCGAAAACAATACTAATAATACAAGAAACATAGGAAGTAATGCGAAGAAATTTGAGTCTAAAGTTTGTGTCCCTAGTGGAAACACAACCacatgttattatatatttg gtCCGCCTAATGCTTACAACTACGACATAAGATCGACTATATTAAGCACCTGGTTCATACGTGAGCATAACCGCCTAGCCACAGCTCTTCACGAGCTTAACCCATGCTGGAAGGACGACAGGCTTTTCAAAGTAGCAAGGAGTATTAATATAGCTACTGTTGCCAATATTTTCCTTTACGAACTTCTTCCACTAATCATGG GGTACAGAAACATGGTTAACTCGGGACTTCTATCTCAGCAAATAGAGTACGTGACTCTTTACGAAGACGCAGTACCACTTGTTTACACCGAGTATGTGAGTGCGATGAACTATTTCTTGACACTAAGGAATGGGAGAATCAA gaaATTCGACGACAACAATAGGTACATCGGAGATTTACATTTGAACGAGACTCTGTTCAACCAGGAATTAATAGGAAGTGGTAAAAACTACGACGAGATTAGCCGAGGGATGATTCTCCAGAAAGCTGGAAAAGTCGACAGCGAACTGGACCCAgag atcGGAGAAGTTATTTATAATGGGAATGAAAAATCCCCTGACCTGTTCACGGCGGGCATACAAAGAAGCAGGGATATGGGCGTCGCTTCATACAATAGGTATCGGGAGATGTGTGGGATGACAGCCGCTAAGAAGTTCCACGACTTTTTGGATTCCATGTCTTTGGAg aaaATGGAGGCGCTCAAAGATCTCTACAACACAGTCGATGATGTTGAACTCATCCCTGGTTTGATGAGTGAAATTCCAGTCCAGAATGGCCTGATAGGACCTACACTGTATTGTATTATAACCAAACAGTTACAACTTTTCCGATATTCAGACCGTTTTTGGTTTGAAAGAGGAGATCAGTTTCACAGTTTTCTATTCC CCCAGCTACAAGAAATCAGAAAGAGTAACATGGCAAGAGTAGTGTGTGACAATTCGCAGGCAATCGAGTTCATACAACCTCATGCTTTCCAGGCCACAGGACCCGG GAACATGCCGCTCCCTTGCTCGTTCATCCCAGGTCCGGACTTAACAGCGTGGTCTGACAGCAGCTGTGGGAAAGGGAATACACCAAATCAGTTCCCTTCAAGGATTCCAATAGATGGGCCGTACTCGTATATGGAAATTTTAACGTTTTTCGACGATATGTTGAGAAATAAAACTATGTCACATGTGTAA